A DNA window from Allokutzneria albata contains the following coding sequences:
- a CDS encoding ABC transporter substrate-binding protein, with the protein MDAESLDGAKLWRVTLSDELRWSDGRPLAAEDAVRAASRAIERRPGSVSAVRAVDSRTVEYQFDRPVGYAQHVLSMPRFAPSRDDLVLGPYAVSSWTSSEIVLERNPWHAFGPDQPKRLVFRLTKTPDEILAAYANGEIDVTPITSFGPHELSAIADRPDLVRRDILLYGSLDFGSRSGELGTAARLRAALGRLLRRAEIAAATGGTARPCWSPLQPWFGEVSEQDGFDAAELRAACPDGRLHIDYADYTPNAEVVEEIARQIREAIGVEVTSAAHPFEDYIKLAVSREHCLLYTLTAPEYPHPAAVLGPWASTGAQARHAGFADTEFDALVTEACALPDSEAAAPWMDAAWRWCEVMPKISLLQVRAHGLCAPRVGGLDLAMDGTMPMRNLVVHDA; encoded by the coding sequence GTGGATGCGGAGTCGTTGGATGGCGCGAAGCTTTGGCGGGTAACGCTCTCCGACGAGCTGCGGTGGTCTGACGGCCGGCCCTTGGCAGCGGAAGACGCTGTGCGTGCGGCGAGTCGGGCGATCGAGCGCAGACCTGGATCGGTCAGTGCCGTTCGTGCCGTGGACTCCCGCACCGTCGAGTACCAGTTCGACCGACCGGTGGGGTACGCGCAGCACGTGCTGTCGATGCCGAGGTTCGCGCCGTCGCGGGATGACCTCGTGCTCGGCCCGTACGCGGTGTCCTCGTGGACGTCGTCCGAGATCGTGCTTGAGCGCAACCCTTGGCACGCTTTCGGTCCTGACCAGCCGAAGCGCCTGGTCTTCCGGCTCACCAAGACCCCGGACGAGATCCTGGCGGCCTACGCCAACGGCGAGATCGACGTCACGCCGATCACCAGCTTCGGCCCGCACGAGCTCTCGGCGATCGCGGACCGGCCAGACCTGGTGCGGCGCGACATCCTGCTGTACGGCTCGCTCGACTTCGGCTCGCGGAGCGGAGAACTGGGCACCGCGGCCCGGCTGCGCGCCGCGCTCGGCAGGTTGTTGCGGCGCGCGGAGATCGCCGCCGCGACGGGCGGGACCGCACGTCCCTGCTGGTCGCCACTGCAACCGTGGTTCGGCGAAGTGTCCGAACAGGACGGATTCGACGCGGCCGAGCTGCGTGCGGCATGTCCGGATGGTCGGCTGCACATCGACTACGCCGACTACACGCCCAACGCGGAGGTGGTCGAAGAGATCGCCCGTCAGATCCGCGAGGCCATCGGTGTCGAGGTGACGAGCGCCGCGCATCCCTTTGAGGACTACATCAAGCTCGCCGTTTCCCGTGAGCACTGCCTGCTCTACACCCTTACCGCGCCGGAGTACCCGCATCCTGCGGCTGTTCTGGGGCCGTGGGCCTCGACGGGAGCGCAGGCGCGGCATGCCGGGTTCGCCGACACCGAGTTCGACGCGTTGGTCACCGAGGCGTGCGCCCTGCCCGACTCCGAAGCGGCAGCGCCGTGGATGGACGCCGCGTGGCGGTGGTGCGAAGTGATGCCCAAGATCTCGCTGCTCCAGGTGCGCGCGCACGGACTGTGCGCACCGCGGGTCGGCGGACTCGACCTGGCCATGGACGGAACCATGCCGATGCGGAACCTGGTGGTCCACGATGCCTGA
- a CDS encoding ThiF family adenylyltransferase: MPDRPIRLVPTLRWVCQDDALTLLRDTKAVRVKGDRETLTLIASALERGTTRDELTLHAPADVIDAFLARLDAENWLSSELSTPEAPGMPWERQLGYLTLFGTEAGRMQERLRAARVGILGVGGIGGLVAQHLVGAGAGALWLIDDDVVATHNLNRQYLFSRKDLGRPKVEAAVDALTAQSEHTGYHPIRLAVRSAEDLSVLPDDLDLLVCAADVPTDIALICWRWAGPAGVALVSGAVGLGSGYWGPLVVPGRGGCLDCFDHAKRARMSPLEHELRRALTDPTPYSFGPSNSVIAAMLAHDVCQYLASGDCASLNRRAILRFGEGLSFFDPSPESRCPAHEND; encoded by the coding sequence ATGCCTGATCGCCCGATCCGCCTGGTGCCCACGCTGCGGTGGGTGTGCCAAGACGACGCGCTCACCCTGCTGCGGGACACCAAGGCCGTGCGGGTCAAGGGAGACAGGGAAACACTCACCCTGATCGCCTCCGCGCTCGAACGGGGAACGACCAGGGACGAGTTGACCCTGCACGCCCCCGCGGACGTCATCGACGCGTTCCTCGCCCGGCTGGACGCCGAGAACTGGCTCAGCAGCGAGCTTTCCACGCCCGAAGCACCCGGCATGCCGTGGGAGCGCCAGCTCGGTTACCTCACCCTCTTCGGCACCGAGGCCGGGCGGATGCAGGAACGGCTGCGCGCGGCCCGGGTCGGCATCCTCGGTGTCGGCGGGATCGGCGGGCTCGTCGCCCAGCACCTCGTCGGCGCGGGAGCCGGCGCTCTGTGGCTGATCGATGACGACGTGGTGGCCACGCACAACCTCAACCGGCAGTACCTGTTCTCCCGCAAGGACCTCGGCCGTCCCAAGGTCGAGGCGGCGGTGGACGCGCTGACCGCGCAGTCGGAGCACACCGGCTACCACCCGATCCGGCTCGCCGTGCGCTCGGCCGAGGACCTGAGCGTGCTCCCCGACGACTTGGACCTGTTGGTGTGCGCGGCCGACGTGCCGACCGACATCGCGTTGATCTGCTGGCGCTGGGCCGGTCCGGCCGGCGTCGCGCTGGTCTCCGGCGCGGTCGGCTTGGGCAGTGGTTACTGGGGTCCGTTGGTGGTGCCCGGGCGCGGGGGCTGCCTCGACTGCTTCGACCACGCCAAGCGCGCCCGGATGAGCCCGTTGGAGCACGAGCTGCGCCGGGCGCTCACCGACCCGACGCCGTACTCCTTCGGGCCGTCCAACAGCGTCATCGCCGCGATGCTCGCGCACGACGTCTGCCAGTACCTGGCTTCGGGGGACTGCGCCTCGCTGAACCGGCGGGCGATCCTGCGCTTCGGCGAGGGGCTGTCGTTCTTCGACCCCTCGCCCGAATCCCGCTGTCCCGCACACGAAAACGACTAA
- a CDS encoding methyltransferase, with translation MFRQDPLNTIMALGSRFTPVALRTAATLRLPSLVHEGHSTVDALTERTGCDTSALGRVMHYLSLLGVFTETPEKTYELTDVGRVLLDDHPSGLRRWLDFEERSRLVEKRFEPAVDELLEAVRTGRPVYEKVYGRDFWSDLAANPEIDKSFNEGIARTANRIVPELARIYDWASVKHVVDVGGGKGALLARLLGEHPELRGTLLELPNVVEQAEDVLAPVADRCETAPGSFFDPMPAGADVYLIANTLHNWSDDNAEKILRRCVEAAGPGNRVVVVERLLDSGKDPVMAAYADLLMLVLLGARERTAEDFREIGGRVGLELTETLRFETPGMWLLEFVVRP, from the coding sequence GTGTTCCGTCAAGACCCGTTGAACACGATCATGGCACTGGGGTCCCGGTTCACGCCGGTCGCGTTGCGGACGGCCGCCACGCTGCGCCTGCCGAGCCTCGTCCACGAAGGACACTCCACTGTGGACGCGCTGACCGAGAGGACCGGCTGCGACACGAGCGCGCTCGGCCGGGTGATGCACTACCTGAGCCTGCTCGGGGTGTTCACCGAGACGCCGGAGAAGACCTACGAGCTGACCGACGTCGGCCGGGTGCTGCTCGACGACCACCCCAGCGGCCTGCGTCGGTGGCTGGACTTCGAAGAGCGCAGCCGCCTGGTCGAGAAGCGCTTCGAACCGGCCGTCGACGAGCTGCTGGAGGCCGTGCGCACCGGGCGGCCGGTCTACGAGAAGGTCTACGGCCGCGACTTCTGGTCCGACCTCGCCGCCAACCCCGAGATCGACAAGTCGTTCAACGAGGGCATCGCCCGCACCGCCAACCGGATCGTCCCGGAACTGGCCCGGATCTACGACTGGGCCTCGGTCAAGCACGTGGTGGACGTCGGCGGTGGCAAGGGCGCGCTGCTGGCCAGGCTGCTGGGCGAGCACCCCGAACTGCGCGGCACGCTGCTGGAACTGCCCAACGTGGTGGAGCAGGCAGAGGACGTCCTCGCCCCCGTCGCCGACCGCTGCGAGACGGCTCCCGGCAGCTTCTTCGACCCGATGCCCGCGGGCGCCGACGTCTACCTGATCGCCAACACCCTGCACAACTGGAGCGACGACAACGCCGAGAAGATCCTGCGGCGCTGCGTCGAGGCGGCCGGGCCGGGCAACCGCGTCGTGGTCGTGGAGCGCCTGCTGGACAGCGGCAAGGACCCGGTCATGGCGGCCTACGCCGACCTGCTCATGTTGGTGCTGCTGGGCGCAAGGGAGCGCACGGCCGAGGACTTCCGGGAGATCGGCGGGCGCGTCGGCCTGGAGCTGACGGAGACGCTGCGGTTCGAGACGCCGGGAATGTGGTTGCTGGAGTTCGTCGTCCGCCCCTGA
- the pepN gene encoding aminopeptidase N, which produces MVSTNLTEVAARERARLVEVDEYRVRLDLTGDHTFASTTEVWFRTARPRSTVRIDLVADAVHEVVLNGFAQNDLLLRDLQEQNHLVVRADCRYLRTGAGLHRFVDPVDDGVYLFTQFEPADAQRVFACFDQPDLKARFELTVVAPPSWTLVSNTPVRQRRPVGDFVEVTFEQTPPLPTYLVSLVAGQYAEFRDDSGSVPLGLYCRSSLAKHLDASRLFTETKQGLEFLTRSFGTPYPFAKYDQCFVPEFNGGAMENAACTTLSEKYVFRGRVTRTDFERRAETVLHELAHMWFGDLVTMQWWDDLWLNESFATWVGFHTLVEATEYRSAWATFAVHEEAWARWQDKLPSAHPIACPTPDLYAAEVNFDGITYAKGASVLRQLVARIGLDTFLVGLREYFGAHAWGNATLADLITALSKAADQDLSSWTEEWLTTTGVSVLRPEFTVEDGKYTRFAILQESAARAHRLAVGVYAGASRRRVEVEISGPRTEVPSLVGVPAGDLVVLNDDTLTYADIRLDPRSLAAVREGLSSIERPLTRALCWSATWEMVRDAELPARDLVDLVMRHVGTESEVSVVARVLWQAGTSLSYFADPAWEAQGWEIVSDRLVELATAAEPGSDHQLAFVRSLAGSVLSPRHSEVLRGWFSGTLPGLALDTDLRWHILCGLVAHGAADPAAIAAELERDPTATGHLAAERARALIPTTQAKETVWARLVEGELSNATSEAIVGGFWHPAQPHLLRPYVTRYFDDVDGVWERRSSESAQTVVRGLFPEWHVHEETVALTTQWLSAERPAGLRRIVSEANASVVRALAARRCDRG; this is translated from the coding sequence GTGGTGAGCACCAACCTCACCGAGGTGGCAGCGCGCGAACGCGCCCGCCTGGTCGAGGTCGACGAGTACCGGGTGAGGCTGGACCTGACCGGCGACCACACCTTCGCCAGCACGACGGAGGTGTGGTTCCGCACGGCCCGTCCCCGGTCCACCGTCCGCATCGACCTGGTCGCGGACGCGGTCCACGAGGTGGTCCTCAACGGGTTCGCTCAGAACGACTTGCTGCTGCGGGATCTCCAGGAGCAAAACCACTTGGTGGTGCGCGCGGACTGCCGGTACCTGAGGACAGGCGCGGGCCTGCACCGGTTCGTCGATCCGGTGGACGACGGCGTGTACCTGTTCACGCAGTTCGAGCCCGCCGACGCACAGCGGGTGTTCGCCTGCTTCGACCAACCGGATCTCAAAGCCCGCTTCGAGTTGACGGTTGTCGCGCCGCCATCGTGGACGCTGGTGTCGAACACGCCTGTGCGCCAACGACGTCCGGTCGGTGACTTCGTCGAGGTCACGTTCGAGCAGACTCCTCCGCTGCCGACCTACCTCGTGTCCCTGGTCGCGGGACAATACGCGGAGTTCCGTGACGACAGCGGCTCGGTGCCGCTCGGCCTGTACTGCCGATCGTCGTTGGCCAAGCACCTCGACGCATCGCGCCTGTTCACCGAGACCAAGCAGGGGTTGGAGTTCCTGACCCGGTCGTTCGGCACGCCGTATCCGTTCGCGAAGTACGACCAGTGCTTCGTGCCGGAGTTCAACGGTGGCGCGATGGAGAACGCCGCGTGCACCACCTTGTCGGAGAAGTACGTTTTCCGCGGGCGAGTCACGCGAACCGACTTCGAGCGGCGTGCGGAGACAGTGCTGCACGAGTTGGCGCACATGTGGTTCGGCGACCTCGTCACCATGCAGTGGTGGGATGACTTGTGGCTGAACGAGTCCTTCGCCACATGGGTCGGTTTCCACACGCTGGTCGAGGCGACGGAGTACCGGTCGGCGTGGGCAACCTTCGCCGTGCACGAGGAGGCTTGGGCGCGGTGGCAGGACAAGCTGCCTTCAGCGCATCCGATTGCCTGTCCCACACCGGACCTGTACGCGGCCGAGGTGAACTTCGACGGGATCACCTATGCCAAGGGCGCGAGTGTGCTGCGGCAGCTCGTGGCGCGCATCGGGCTGGACACGTTCCTGGTCGGACTGCGTGAGTACTTCGGCGCGCACGCCTGGGGTAACGCGACCTTGGCCGACTTGATCACCGCGCTGTCCAAGGCGGCTGATCAGGATCTGTCCTCCTGGACCGAGGAATGGCTCACCACGACGGGTGTTTCGGTGCTGCGGCCGGAGTTCACTGTTGAGGACGGCAAGTACACGCGTTTCGCGATCCTCCAAGAATCCGCTGCGCGGGCTCATCGGCTCGCGGTCGGTGTGTACGCCGGGGCATCGCGGCGGCGGGTGGAGGTGGAGATCAGCGGGCCACGCACCGAAGTTCCCTCGCTCGTCGGCGTTCCGGCCGGGGACCTGGTGGTGCTCAACGACGACACCCTCACCTACGCCGACATCCGGCTGGACCCGCGATCGCTGGCCGCGGTCAGGGAAGGGCTGTCGAGCATCGAACGGCCGCTCACTCGGGCCTTGTGCTGGTCGGCCACGTGGGAGATGGTGCGCGACGCCGAGCTGCCCGCGCGCGACCTCGTCGACCTGGTGATGCGGCACGTCGGCACTGAGTCCGAGGTCAGCGTGGTCGCTCGGGTGCTGTGGCAGGCAGGCACATCCTTGTCGTACTTCGCCGATCCCGCTTGGGAAGCACAGGGATGGGAGATCGTCAGCGATCGGCTCGTCGAGCTGGCAACGGCGGCTGAGCCCGGTTCGGACCACCAGCTGGCGTTCGTGCGTTCGCTGGCCGGATCGGTGCTGTCGCCTCGGCACAGCGAAGTGCTGCGCGGGTGGTTCTCCGGCACATTGCCCGGACTCGCATTGGACACCGATCTGCGCTGGCACATCCTGTGCGGCCTCGTCGCGCACGGGGCGGCCGACCCGGCAGCGATCGCGGCGGAGCTGGAGCGCGATCCCACGGCGACAGGGCATCTGGCGGCTGAGCGTGCCCGTGCGCTCATCCCGACCACACAGGCCAAGGAAACGGTATGGGCACGGTTGGTCGAGGGCGAGCTGTCGAACGCGACCAGTGAGGCGATCGTCGGCGGGTTCTGGCATCCCGCCCAGCCACACCTCCTCCGCCCGTACGTGACGCGGTACTTCGACGATGTCGACGGCGTGTGGGAGCGGCGATCCAGCGAGTCCGCGCAGACGGTCGTGCGCGGTCTGTTTCCGGAGTGGCATGTGCACGAGGAAACCGTTGCCCTGACAACGCAGTGGTTGTCCGCGGAACGCCCGGCTGGCCTGCGCCGGATCGTCAGCGAGGCCAACGCCAGCGTGGTTCGCGCACTGGCCGCGCGGAGGTGCGACCGTGGCTGA